The sequence TGCGTCAGGAGCCACGCGTAGTCGTACGCCGTGTCGCGCAGCTTGTCGTATCGGCCCGAAGCGCCGCCATGGCCCGCCGGCTCCATGTTGATCTTGAAGAGCAGCGGATTGCGATCCGACTTGGTCGCGCGCAGCCGCGCTACCCACTTCGCCGGCTCCCAGTACATCACCTGAGAGTCGTTGTAAGACGACCTCACCAGCATGGCCGGATATGCCTTGGCGGCGACGTTGTCGTACGGCGAGTACTGGCGCATGTAGCGGAACTCGTCCGGCTTCTTCGGATTGCCCCATTCCTCGAACTCGGGGACGGTCAAAGGCAGGCTCTCGTCGAGCATGGTGTTGATCACGTCCACGAAAGGCACGTAGACGAGGGCGACCCGGAAGAGATCCGGCCGCAGGTTGAGGACGGCGCCCATCAACAGGCCGCCGGCGCTGCCGCCGCCGATCGCCAGCCGGTCGCGCGCCGTGTACCGCTGGGCGATCAACCAGTCGGCGGTGTCGATGAAGTCGGTGAAGGTGTTCATCTTGTTCATCATGCGGCCCTGGTCGTGCCACTTCTTGCCCAGCTCGCCGCCGCCACGGATGTGAGCGATGGCAAAGGTCACGCCGCGGTCGATGAGGCTGAACCGCCGTGAATCGAAAGTATCCGGGTACGGAAAGCCGTACGCGCCGTACGCATAGAGAAAGAGCGGCGCCTTGCCGTCTCGCGCGGCCCCTTTGGCGTGCACCAGCGCGACGGGAACGCGCGTGCCGTCGCGGGCGATGGACCAGACGCGCTCCACTTCGTATCGGCCGGGATCGTAGTTGAGCACCGGGTCACGCTTGACGAGCTTCCATTCCGCGGAAGCGAAGTCGACGTCGTACTCGCTTCTCGGCGTCACCGGCGACTGGTACTCGACGCGCAGCGACGGCGGATCCCAGTCCTCGTTGTGATACGGCCGCAGCTCATAGTCGGGCTCGGGAACGGGAAGCTTCCGCTCCTGCCGGTTGCGCAGATCGCGCACGACGATCTGCGGCAGGCCACTCTCGCGCTCGTGCCGGACGAGGTGATTGGCGAAGAGATCGATGTCGAGGAGCATGACGTCGTCGCGGTGCGGTACCAGCTCCGTCCAGTTCTCCTTGCGCGGCGACCAGACGGGCGCCGTCACCAGGCGGAAGTTGCGACCCGTGGAGTTGGTGCGAATGTAGAAAAGGCCGCCGCGGTGATCGACGTAGTACTCGTGTCCTGCCTCTCGCGCCTGCACCAGCGCCGGCGTGGCAAAGGGGTCGCTGGCGGGCAGGAACCGCACCTCCGTCGTGGTGTGCGACACGGAGGCGACGAACATGAAGTCGCGGGAGCGCGAGCGCCGCACGTCGAGGTTGAACCTCTCGTCCGGCTCTTCGTAGAGAAGGTCGTCCTTCGCCGCGCCGATCGCGTGCCGGTAGACCTGGTAGGCGCGCTTGGCGACCGGGTCTTCCACGACGTAGAGGAGATACCGTGGGTCGCGAGACCAGGCGATCGAGTCGACGCGCGCGATCTTCTCCGCCCCGTCCTTCATCGTGCGCAGGTCGCGCATGTGCAGGTCGTACTGGCGGAAGCCGGTCTCGTCGGTCGTATAGGCGAGCAGGTTGCCGTCGTCGCTCACGTCCCACGAACCGAGCTGCATGAACTTCTTGCCCTCGGCGAGCTGGTTCACGTCGAGCAGCACCTGCTCTTCGGCGTGGGGCGATCCGTTGCGCCGCGCCAGGATCACATACTGCTTTCCCTTCTCCGTCCGCGTGTAATACCAGTAGCCGTCCTTCGAGAAGGGCGCGCTGGCGTCCGTCTCCTGCACCCGCGAGAGCATCTCCTGGTAGAGCTGCCGTTGCAGGCCCTGCGTCGGCTGCATGAACGCGTCGGCGTAGGCCACCTCGGCATGCAGGTACTGCACGACCTGCGGCGAGGCTTTTTCCCGCAGCCAGAAGTAGTCGTCCGGCAGGGTCTCGCCGTTCACCGTCGTCGGGTGGGGGACTTTCTTCGCCACCGGCGGGTCGAGCTGCCGCGGCGACCCGCTTTGCGCGCCGGCGCAGGCGGCGAGAGCAAGGACGACCAGGAACCTCTTCATTTCGCGGCTCCAGGGGCGATGCGCGCCAGCGCTTCGCGGATGGGCGGAGGAATGGGCGCCGGCCGGCGGGTCGCCCGGTCGACGAACACGTGCACGAACGACCCCTGGGCGCAGAGCACCTGGCCATGGAAGATGCCGATCGCGTAGCGCACGCTGCTATTGCCCAGCTTTTCCACCCGCAGTCCCGCGGCGATGGTGTCAGGGAAGGCGATGGAGTGCTTGTAGGCACATTGCGACTCGACGCAGACGCCGATCACGGCGCCGCGGTCGATGTCGAGCCCGCCTTCCTCGACCAGGAAGCGGTTGATGACCGTATCGAAGTACGCGTAGTAGACCACGTTGTTGACGTGGCCGTAGACGTCGTTGTCGTTCCAGCGCGTCTGGATCTCCAACAGATGCGGGAAGTCGTCCGGCGTCATTTCGGGGTGCCGCAGTCGTAGGCCTTGGCGGCGACGGTGACCACGTCGGGAGAGACGGACTCGCTGTCGTAGACGAAGTCCGTTGCTCCGGATGCCGCGCACTTGATGCGCGCCTCCGCCCGGGCCTGCAGGAGCCCCTGCTCGCCCGCCTGGGTTGACGAGCCGACGAAGCGGCCCAGCATCGTGCAGGCCTTCACCGTCTCCTCGTCCTTCGCTTCGTGCATCGCCTCGACGCGCTCGGGCGCGACCTTCGGAGTGCTTGCGCAAAACGCGAACATGCTGGCGAGGAGAAAGGATCCACGCATGCGAGCGTCTTTATGTCATCGTCATTCCGCCGTCCACGACCAGCGGTCCAGATTCAGGAACCGACACGAGATTTGTGAGGCCGATCACCTCGCTTGACGCATCTTCAGCAGATCGCTTACACACGCGAAGTCTTGAGCCGGATCCGTCCATCTTCCTCGCCGGAGCCGGCTTCCTGCATCGCGCGCGCCCTCCACCAGCGCCTGCCCGACCGCATCCGGGGCGCCGGCACCCTCTATCTGTGGCTCCGGCGCGGGCGGACGGCGTTGCGCGTCGCCCGGCGGCTGGCCTCCGCCGGGTGGGAGCACGACTTCATCGACGCCTGCGCGCGGATCCCGCTCGGCAACGGCGACGTCCAGGTCTGCACGGCGGAGCTCTGCTCGGCGCTGAGCGAGGCGGAGGCGCAGGCCACCCGCGCCCTCTTCGTCCCCGGAGAGGGCGTTCCGCAGCTTCCGGACTTCGCCCGGATGACCTCGCTGCACGCGCTCGACGTTCTCGCGCGGTCGGGGTGGCTGCTCGATCAGCTCGCCGAAGGGCGATTCGTCAGCTTCTTCCATCCCATCGTGCACGCGGAGGATACCGGCCGCGTCTTTGCCCACGAGGCGCTCCTGCGCGGCGTGGAGCGCGACGGCTCCATCATCGACGCCCAGCCCATCCTCACGCTCGCGCGCGAGGCCGACCTGCTCTCGGAGGTCGACTCGGCGGCGTGCCGGAGCGCGATCCGCGAGGCGGCGCGCCACGGACCGGGGATGTGCGTATTCATCAATTTCTCCCCGGCCGCGATCCGCGACCCCGAGGCGCACCTGAACTCGACGGTGATGGCCATCGAGGAGGTCGACCTGCCGCGCGAGCGGGTCGTCTTCG comes from Deltaproteobacteria bacterium and encodes:
- a CDS encoding S9 family peptidase; the protein is MKRFLVVLALAACAGAQSGSPRQLDPPVAKKVPHPTTVNGETLPDDYFWLREKASPQVVQYLHAEVAYADAFMQPTQGLQRQLYQEMLSRVQETDASAPFSKDGYWYYTRTEKGKQYVILARRNGSPHAEEQVLLDVNQLAEGKKFMQLGSWDVSDDGNLLAYTTDETGFRQYDLHMRDLRTMKDGAEKIARVDSIAWSRDPRYLLYVVEDPVAKRAYQVYRHAIGAAKDDLLYEEPDERFNLDVRRSRSRDFMFVASVSHTTTEVRFLPASDPFATPALVQAREAGHEYYVDHRGGLFYIRTNSTGRNFRLVTAPVWSPRKENWTELVPHRDDVMLLDIDLFANHLVRHERESGLPQIVVRDLRNRQERKLPVPEPDYELRPYHNEDWDPPSLRVEYQSPVTPRSEYDVDFASAEWKLVKRDPVLNYDPGRYEVERVWSIARDGTRVPVALVHAKGAARDGKAPLFLYAYGAYGFPYPDTFDSRRFSLIDRGVTFAIAHIRGGGELGKKWHDQGRMMNKMNTFTDFIDTADWLIAQRYTARDRLAIGGGSAGGLLMGAVLNLRPDLFRVALVYVPFVDVINTMLDESLPLTVPEFEEWGNPKKPDEFRYMRQYSPYDNVAAKAYPAMLVRSSYNDSQVMYWEPAKWVARLRATKSDRNPLLFKINMEPAGHGGASGRYDKLRDTAYDYAWLLTQLPH
- a CDS encoding acyl-CoA thioesterase gives rise to the protein MTPDDFPHLLEIQTRWNDNDVYGHVNNVVYYAYFDTVINRFLVEEGGLDIDRGAVIGVCVESQCAYKHSIAFPDTIAAGLRVEKLGNSSVRYAIGIFHGQVLCAQGSFVHVFVDRATRRPAPIPPPIREALARIAPGAAK
- a CDS encoding EAL domain-containing protein, whose protein sequence is MSRIRPSSSPEPASCIARALHQRLPDRIRGAGTLYLWLRRGRTALRVARRLASAGWEHDFIDACARIPLGNGDVQVCTAELCSALSEAEAQATRALFVPGEGVPQLPDFARMTSLHALDVLARSGWLLDQLAEGRFVSFFHPIVHAEDTGRVFAHEALLRGVERDGSIIDAQPILTLAREADLLSEVDSAACRSAIREAARHGPGMCVFINFSPAAIRDPEAHLNSTVMAIEEVDLPRERVVFEVTEADRYGDSPRLQQVLNAYRRAGFRVALDDLGAGWSTLNLVHRVRPDFIKLDRELIRGVHDDPVKALIARKLLEIGHGMRIGTIVEGIEEEAELSWVRDNGADFVQGFLLGRPSPVVRS